From the Lactobacillus johnsonii genome, the window CCAGCACCAAAAAGATTCATCACATCAATAATTCCAATTCCGCGAATCTCCATTAAATGCTTTAAGATCTTAGGAGCTTCTCCCACTACAGTCTTATCATCTTTTTGGTAAACATCAACTCGATCATCCGCAATTAAACGGTGTCCTCGTTTAACTAAGTCTAGGGCTGTTTCTGACTTACCAACACCAGAATTTCCAATGATCAATACACCCATTCCATAGATTTCTACTAAAACACCGTGAATACTCTTTCGAGGTGCAAGTTTTTCATCTAGAAATTGAGTAATGACACTCGATAAATGTGTTGTAGCCATATTACTGGAGAGAACAGGTATATTTTCTTTCTCAGCTGCTTCAAGCATCTCTGAAGGAATTGGTAAACCTCGGGACACAATGAAACAAGGCGTTTCTGGGGTTGCCATTTTGGTAAATACTCGCTCACGCAAATCGTGATCTAGTCGTGCACTATAAGAAATTTCTGTTCTTCCTAGCAATTGAATTCTATTTTTAGGATAGAAATCAAAATAACCTGTTAATTCTAAACCTGGACGTGAAATATCAGAAGTATCAATTAACTTTTGATCTAGATATTCCTTTCCTTCAACCACTCTAAGTGAAGGGAGATCTTTTACTAATTCACTGACTTTAACTGCTTCAACCATTTTTGTTATCCTCTTTATCTTCTACATCTTTGACTGAAACATTTCGTGCTTTCTTTCGCTTTTGATTATTAGTGGATGGCTGCACTGGATTATGGCTATCAGTTTTTTCTGTATCTTTTTTGTTACCAGAAAACTTAGCCAGTAGCCAAATAATCAAAGCAACAATTATAGCAACAGGTAACAAGCCAATAAAGAATTTAAATATTGAAAATAAAATACTTAAAATCACTAAAGCAGCTAATACCAATATTAAAATAGTTACAAATCCCATAGATCTTTTCCTTAAACTTTAATTCGGATTTTTTTGGCTCAATAGCCACTGTAAATAAGCATAAATAAAATTATCTAATTTTCCATCCATTACACCATTTACATCACTGCTTTCAAAATTAGTCCGATGATCTTTTACCATATTGTAAGGATGAAAAACATAAGAGCGAATTTGAGAACCAAAGCCAATTTCTTTTTGATTACCTTTAAGTTCTTCTGTCTGCTTTCTTTTCTTCTCTTCTTCTAGCTGGAATAACTTTGCCCGTAACATATTCATTGCAGTTTCTCTATTTTGCAATTGGGATCGCTGAGCCTGCGATGAGGTAACAATACCGGTAGGTAAGTGGGTAATTCGAACTGCACTAGAAGTCTTATTAATATGCTGACCTCCAGCACCACTTGAACGATAAACGTCAATTCTTAAATCATCTGGATTAATATCAACCTCAATACTTTGATCAATCTCTGGTATTACTTCTACAGAAGCAAAAGATGTATGCCGTCTTTTTGCCGAATCAAAAGGAGATATTCTTACTAATCTATGCACACCATTTTCAGATTTAAGTAATCCAAAAGCATTTTTTCCCTGAATCCGGATGCTTACACTTTTAACACCAGCTTCTTCACCAGGTTCATAATCTTCAATTTCAAATTTCAAATCATGACTAGCTGCATAGCGTTGATACATTCTTAAAAGCATATCAGCCCAATCCATAGCCTCAGTACCACCAGCACCGGGATGGATTTCCATTAAAGCATTATGTTGATCATACTTATCTGATAACAATAATGATAATTCATAATCATGAAAACTTTGTGATAATGACACCATTTCTTCAGATAATTCTTCACTCAATTCAGGATCTGGATCTGCTTTAAGTAACTCTAAAGCAGTTTGAGCATCATCGAATTTTGCTTCAAGTTGCTTAAAGTTTTCACTTTTTTCCTTCATTCGATTAGTATCATTAATTAAACTCTGAGCCTGCTCTTGGTTATCCCAAAAACCAGGTTCTGCCATTTTTTGCTCATTAATCGCAATACCCTCATTCAATGAATCGAAGTCAAAGAGACCTCCTGAAATGCTCTAATTTAGGACTAAGATCATTTAATTCTGCTTGAATTTCACTAATCTCCATTTTTATTTTCCTCACATTACAAAATTAATTTTTACTTTAATAATAGCAAAAAAGAGAGACATTATCTGCCTCCCTTTGTTTTTATCGACTAATGTTTTGTCTTATTTGAGCCTTCATAAATAGACGGGTGGCATCAAATTCGATATTACTGATCATTTCCTCAAACATTCTATAGCCAGCTTCTTGATATTCAACTAATGGATTTAATTGTCCATATCCTCTTAGACTAATAGATTGTCGTAATTGATCCATGGCATCAATATGATCAGTCCAACGTTCATCTACAACACGCAAAATAACAACTTTTTCAAATTCTAACATTTGCTCAGGATCAGCAAGTTGCTTTTCTTTTTCGGCATAATTGTCTTCTGCAATCTGATAAAGTCTCTTCTTAAGTTCTTCTGCGCTTAAGTGCTTCATATTAAGCTTTTTAGTAGTTTCTTCATCAGTAATGGCAGAGGAAATGAAGTCTCTTATTTGATCATTACGCCAATCTTTTTTATCACCTTGGGTGTACATATCAATTTGATGATCAATAGTCCGTTTAATCATTGGCATTAAAACATTTTTCAATGATTTTTCTTCAGAGATAACTTGCATTCTTTCCCCGTAAATAATTTCACGTTGCGTACGCATAACATCATCGTATTGTAAAGTTTGCTTACGGGTGTCATAGTTATTTCCTTCAACACGCTTTTGAGCTGATTCAACTTGTCTAGTAATCATACGTGATTCAATGACTTTATCATCATCATTATCAGATATTCGATCAAGGAATAATTTTACTCGATCTCCACCAAAACGCTTCATCAAATCGTCTTCTAGAGAAAGATAAAATCTTGTTACACCTGGATCCCCTTGACGACCGGATCTACCACGAAGCTGATTATCAATACGACGAGACTCATGACGCTCAGTACCAATAACAGCTAAACCGCCTAATTCTTTAACACCGGGTCCTAATTTAATATCAGTACCACGACCAGCCATGTTAGTAGCAATGGTAACTGCTCCTCTTTGACCGGCATTCATAATGATCTCTGCTTCTTTAGCATGGTTTTTAGCATTCAAAACTGCGTGTGGAATACCTGCTTGATTAAGCATTTGACTTAAACGTTCAGAGCTTTCAATAGCTACAGTACCAACCAATACAGGTTGTCCTTTTGCATGACGTTCCTTAATTTCTTTTACTACAGCTTCAAATTTAGAATCTAAAGTTGGATATAAAATATCAGGCAAGTCTTTACGAGCAATTGGACGGTTAGTTGGAATAGTGATTACTTCCATGTTATAGATTTCACGAAATTCTTCTTCTTCCGTCTTCGCTGTACCTGTCATACCTGCCAGCTTTTTATACATTCTAAAGAAGTTCTGGTAAGTAATGGTTGCTTGAGTTTTAGACTCTTCTTGAATCTTAACCCCTTCTTTTGCCTCAATAGCCTGGTGAAGTCCATCAGAATAACGACGGCCTTCCATTACACGTCCAGTGAAAGAATCAACAATCATAACTTCGCCATTTTGAACCACATAGTCGATATCTTTCAACATAATGTAGTTAGCTCTTAAAGCTTGATCAATATGGTGAACTAAGACTTGGTTATCAATATCATACAGGTTCTTCAAACCAAAGTGTTCACAAGCTTTTTTGATTCCTTGATTGGTCAAATTAATTGTTTTAGTTGGCCAATCAATCTTGTAGTCACCATGGTCTTCATCATCATCTACATCGTCATCACTTTTATCTTCAACTAAAGTTTTAACAAAACGATCAGCACGAATATATTCACTGTTTGCTTGCTCTGCTTGTCCAGAAATAATTAACGGTGTTCTAGCCTCATCAATTAAAATTGAGTCAACCTCATCGATAATTGCATAGTTAAGTGGACGTTGAACCATTTGATCTTTGTAGACAACCATATTGTCTCTTAAATAATCAAATCCTAATTCTGAGTTTGTTGAATAAGTAACGTCACAGTTATAAGCATCTCTCTTTTCATCTGCAGACATTGAATTAAGGTTTAACCCTACAGATAAACCGAGCCATTTATATAATTGCCCCATTTCGCTTTCGTCACGGCTAGATAGGTATTCATTAACTGTTACCACATGAACACCTTTCCCCGTTAGAGCATTTAAATAAACTGGCAAAGTAGCAGTTAAGGTCTTACCTTCTCCAGTCATCATTTCTGCGATATTACCGTAATGAAGTGCAATACCACCAATAATTTGAACACGGAAAGGATATAATCCTAAAACTCTTTTTGCACCTTCACGTGCTGTAGCAAATGCTTCTGGTAGAATATCGTCTAACGTTTCACCATTTTTTAAACGCTTACGGAATTCTGGTGTCTTTGCTTGGAGCTGCTCATCAGATAATTTTTCGTACTCGTCTCCTAAAGATTCTACCTTAGTTGCTAATTTTTCAAATTTCTTTAATTCTCTTCTATCGTTATCGTAAATTTTTTTAAGAATATTAGCCATTTAATCGGTCCTTAAATTTAAATTTTGTGCACAAATCTAAAATAATACTATGTAATTTTAACATTAATTTGTAAAAATGAGAAACCTACTATTGCAAGAAAAAGCCTCTTAAGCTTATCGCTGCTCAAGAGACTCTTAATTTATAAGATTGTTTTAATTATTCGTTAGTTTCAATCAAGCCATAACGACCATCATTTCTGCGGTATACAATGCTTGTTCCATTTGTATCTGCATCTTCAAAAACAAAGAAATCATGACCCAACAAGTCCATTTGTAAAACGGCTTCTTCTGCACTCATTGGCTTTAAATCCAAATGCTTGTTACGAACAATATCAAATTCTTTAGGTGCTTTCTTTTCTTCTTCTAAGTCTTCATAGAAGAAATCTTTTAAGCCCTTCTCACGACTCTTTCTGTTAATACGAGTCTTGTACTTTCTAATTTGACGTTCTAGTTTTTCAGAAACAAAGTCAATACTCTTGTACATATCATCAGTTGTATCTTCTGCACGTAAAACTAAGTATGGAAGTGGGATTGTTACTTCCACCTTAGCAGTGTGATCTGGATAAACCTTTAAATTGATATGAGCAATTACATCAGAATTGATTTCGAAGTACTTTTCGAGCTTATTCAATCTCTTTTGAACATAATCTCTTAAGGCATCAGTAACTTCGACATTTTCTCCACGAACATTGTATTTTAACATTGTAGATTCTCCTTCCAACGTCTTATGACGTTTTTCTTTACACTTATAGTATAGCAAATTGTAAGCGGTTTTACTAATGATTTATCTGCTAATTGTAAAACTATTTATTTTACAATTAGGGTAAACTTCTAAAAGAGCATCTCGTGCATGATATAACGTTCGACCAGTTGTATAAATATCATCTAATAATAAAATTTTTCCACTAATATTTTTATTATCGATAGCCGAAAAGGTTTGCTTAGTCAATAACCGTTCTTCCCTATTCTTTTCTCCCTGAGCTTTCTCCGTATCTGACTTAACTAATAATTTCGTTAAAGGAACTAACTTTTGATAAATAGCATAAATTGTATCAAATCCTCTTTTTTCTAGATGACTGGGCGAGCTCGGAACGGGAACATAATAGTCAGCTGCTGGTAACTGATCAATTAATTCAGCTAGGACATGACACAAAATATAATCTCCATATCTTTTGTACTGCACCATAACATCATGGAAAGTATCATTATATTGATATAAAGAACGATTATCTAACAAATTGCCTGTATATTTCCGCTTCCACTGTAGACAATCATTACATAGTCCTTTCGTATCTATTTCTTTATTACAACCTGAACATATTTTTCCTTTCTTTTTAACAAACTTTTTTAGACATTCAGAACAAGTATATCTTTCCTTGTACTTAACAAATAAAAACAATTTCTCATAGTTTATCTCTCTGCGAAAAGAGGAGTGACACAATAAACAATTATTCACTTATTCATCATCCTAATCTGTTTCATCGCTTGTCGGATATTTTTCGTATATTTGTGATAACAAAATAAAACTAGTCCATCTCTATCATCAGCACTTCTTCCTACTCGACCGGCAATCTGAACTAGACTTGGAGTATTGTAAATTGGGTCATCTGCCGCAATTACAATTACTTGAACATGTTTAAAAGTTACTCCTCGTTCTAAAATCGTTGTTGTTAGTAAAATATCAATTTCTTGATTACGAAATCTAGCGACTTTACTTTGCCTTTCTTTGTTACCCGCATATACACTTACAATCTTTTTCTCTTTAAAAACAGCAGTCAAATGTTTTTTATATACGGGCAAATCTTTGATTCTCGGAACAAATACCAGAAGAGGTTTGTTCATATCTATAATTTTCCTAATCTGTTTAATCAGAGCAGGATGAACTTTTCCTTTATTAGAAATAAAAGGTTTAAAGAAATATTTTTCTTTTGGTACAGGTAGTAATCCTTTATGAAATCTTCTCTTCAGCAAAGAATAATTAATTGCCTTACCTTTAGCCTGTTTTAGCAATTTTTTATCTGGAGTCGCAGTTAGAAAAAATGTACATCCCTTTTCTTTTACAGCATTTTTAGCTGCAAAATGAAGCATTTTATTTTCATAAAAGGGAAAAGAGTCTACTTCATCAATCACAATCAAATCAAAAGCCCGGTAAAATTTTAAAAGTTGATGTGTTGTGCATATGACAAATTGCTCATCTTTTGCATCATGGTATTCACGTCCATGGTATTTTCCAATTTCCACATTTTCAAATGCTGCTTGAAAGCGGGGAAATAATTCATCAACTACGTCAATTCGAGGCGTAGCAATTGCTATTCGGAAACCATTTTTTAAAACTTCTTCTACTACTTTAAAAAGCATCTCTGTCTTACCGGCTCCAGTTACTGCATGAATTAAATGATTTCGTCGTTCTTTAAAGGAATTAACTAACTCATTAGAGATCAACTCCTGTTGATTAGTTAATTTTCCCTGCCAACTTAGTGGAGTAACTATTTTAGGATAGGTACTTTTTTCAATGTTTCTTTCTAAATTCTTCTCTTCACTTATTCTTCCAACCCCAATACATTCTCGGCAATATAAATATCCATTAGGTAATCTTGCATCTGCTTTAGTGTTACATCGTTGGCATAAACCATTTATCATTGCAGGAACTTTTGTCGTCTTACTATTTATGTTATGGTTATTTTGACTATCTATTCATTGGCGTCCTTTTAATTCACTCATCAATATCACCCTATATTAATTACGCAAATGGAGGCGATTTTTTTGTCATCAAAACAACTAAACTATTTAACAATCAGTAAATCGGGTCAACATGAGATAGTTATCAAAAAAAGTAGATTCATCTGCTCGTTAGCTCGTACTAAAACAGTGGAAGAAGCCCAAACATTTATTGAGCAAGTTTCAAAAAAATATCATGATGCAACTCACAATACATATGCTTATACTTTAGGATTAAATGATAATCAAGTTAAGGCCAGTGATAATGGTGAACCTTCCGGAACAGCAGGTATACCTGAACTAAAAGCTCTGCAATTAATGAAATTAAAAGATGTGACTGCTGTAGTCACAAGATATTTTGGTGGCATTAAGTTGGGCGCTGGTGGATTAATCCGCGCTTATTCAAATTCCGTAACTGAAGCCGCTCAAAATATTGGCGTTGTAAAATGCGTCATGCAGCAATTAATTGAATTTACAATTCCTTATAATCGACTTGATGAGGTTAATCACTATTTAAATGAAAATAAAATCCTAATTGATAATCAAATATATACTACTGATGTAACAATCCAAATTTTCCTAGATCTAGATCAAATCACTCAAGTTAAAGAGGATCTAATTAATTTATTATCGGGAAAAGTAGATTTCAAGAAAATAGACCAAAGATTTAATGAAATTCCTGTTACTAATTTAAATTTCCACGAACAATAAAAAAGATTTACGTTGTTTTAACGTAAATCTTTTTTATTTGTATTCTTTTTATTTAATCGTCTCACTTTTACTTCAGGATCTGCACGTTCCATTTTATTAATAGTGTGTTGAAGAAAATGCAGAAGTGGTTTATATTTTTCGCCTAATAATCCGATCGTTTCAACAAAAAGCTCAACTGCGAATAACAGACCTAAAATCAATAACCAGATCCCCCAGCGAGGAGACACTAATGAAAGCAATGAAACAAAAGAAAAAATAAGTGAAATTCCATAAATAGCTAACACAGTTTGACGATGGGATAATCCCATTCGCATTAATTGATGATGCAAGTGATGTTTATCAGCTTGAGATATATTTTTTTTATTTAATTTTCGCCTAATCATTGCATAAACTGTATCAGTAATCGGAACACCCAAAATAAGAATTGGAACTAATAATGACACAAAAGTTACATTCTTTAATCCTTTTAACGATAGGACGGAAATCATAAAACCAATATATAAAGCACCTGTATCTCCCAAAAATATCTTTGCAGGATGAAAATTATAAGGTAAAAAGCCCAATAAACAAGCTGCTAACATAATACACATAATTGGAACATAGTGTTGCCAACTCTTTAAAAAGAAGAAACCAACAATTCCCATTGTTACAAGAGAAATTAAGGTGACACCGGTAGCTAAACCATCTAAACCATCAATAAGATTGACAGCATTTGTTAAGGCAAGAATCCAAAAAATAGTAAGGGGAAAACTCCACCAACCTAGTTGAATATGGCCTAAAAATGGCAAGCTTAACTCTCTTACTTTAATTCCAGCTAAGAAATATACAACCAGGGATGCAACAAAAATCCCAAACATTTTTTGTCTCGGCTTTAATTCTAAAATATCATCAATCAAACCAGTTAAGATAATAACACTGGATGCCAATAATACTGAAAAAAGTTCATGAGTCGGAAAATCCTTCCGTAATAAGACAAATTCTCCAATATTAAAAGCTACAAATATTGCTAATCCACCAATAGTAGGCATTGGCTTTTTATTGATGCGACGAGCATTTGGATTATCAACTGCACCTAATACAAAAGCTAATTTTCTAATAAAAGGAGTTATAGCAGCAGTAATAATTACTAATAAGAATATTTTAACAATTGTTTGAAACATAACAATCTACTTTCTTAAACTTCTTTTTTTCATTATACCTACACCCCAATATAAACACAATAAAGCGGTAAACAAAAAAGACGAATCTTAAAGATTCGTCTTTACTTAGCTATTGCAACAGCACGTTTTTCTCGAATAACCGTAACCTTAATGTTACCAGGATATTCCATATCTTGTTCAATTTGATTTCTAATATCATGAGCAAGAATAGTAGTACGAGCATCTGAGATCTTATCTGGCTCAACCATTACCCTTATCTCACGTCCTGCTTGAATTGCATATGCTTGTTTTACACCAATGTGTCCCTTTGCAATCGTTTCTAGTTGTTCTAGTCGACGAATATAGTTTTCTAGAGATTCACTTCTAGCACCTGGTCGAGCTGAAGAAATCGTATCAGCAGCTACAACTAACTCTGCAATAAAGGATAACTTAGGAACATCATCATGGTGAGCAGCAATTGCATTCACAACCAAATCTGGTTCATGATACTTTCGTGCAAGTTCAACACCAATTTCTACATGGGAACCCTCAATTTCATGATCAATTGACTTCCCAATATCGTGTAATAATCCTGCGCGTACCGCTATTTTTTCGTCTAAACCAAGTTCAGCAGCCATCACACCTGTTAATTTACCGACCTCAATAGAATGAGATAAAACATTTTGTCCATAAGACGTCCGATACTTTAAGCGTCCTAAAATCTTTACCAATTCTGGATGCATCTTATGAATACCAAGTTCCATTAAGGCACTTTCACCAGCTTCGTAAATATCATCATTTACTTCTTTACGAGCACGATCAACCATTTCTTCTATCCGCGCTGGATGAATTCGACCATCTTTAATTAAACGCTCTAAAGCTCTTTTTGCAATTTCACGTCTAATTGGGTCAAAACCACTTAAGACTACTACATCTGGAGTATCATCAATGATTACATCTACACCAGTTAAAGCCTCAAATGAACGGATATTTCTACCCTCACGGCCAATGATACGACCTTTCATATCATCACTTGGTAAATTAACAACTGAAACAGTTTTTTCAGAAACCGTATCGGCTGCACTACTTTGAATTGCATCAACAATTACTTTACGAGCAAAATGATCTGCTTTTGCCTTAGCAAGTTGATTACTTTCTTCAATCATTTCTGCTCTTTCCTTAACCAATTGGTCTGAAAGTTTATCTAAAACGATCTTTTTAGCATCTTCTTGATTCAACTCTGCAACTTCATAGAGCTTTTTCTCTCGCTCGGTCACTAATTGATCGGCTCTATTTTCTTTTTCTAGAACTTGAGCCTGCAATTTTTTAATTTGGTTTTCTTTCTGTGTGAGTTGTGAATCTTTTTGATCCAACAAACTATCTTTATGATCAATAGCATCTTCACGTTGCAGTAAGCGATTTTCTTGTCTAGAAACCTCTTGACGTCGTTCATTAAGTTCATTATCCACTCTTTCGCGATAATGATGAATTTCTTCTTGTGCTTCCAGAATTTTTTCTTTTTTTGCATCTGCTGCAGCTTTCTTCATTGCTTCTTTTTGTGAAGCAAGATCAGCTTCTACAGCTTTAGCTTTACTTTCTGCATCTGCCAAGATGTGTTTTGCATCATGGGCTGCATTCTGTGCTTGAGTTTCCCACTTATTTTTACGGATACTATAGCCAGCACAACCTCCAACTAAGACAGAAACAATAGCGACAGCAACAGGAACTAAAATTGTATTTACCATATTTTTACTATCGCCTTTTTTATAGAATTATTTCACACATTATTAATAATAAAAGTATCCGGAAGTGATGTCAATCATACAAAAAACCTTGGCCTCTAAAAGCCAAGGTTTAACTGTATCTGTCGATTATTTTTTTTCATCGGAAGCATCTTTGTTTACTGGTACTTCCTTGTCCTGTTTTACCTTTTCAGGATTTTCTCGTTCTTCAATTGCTTTAGCATCAATTCCATAAGCTTCACGAACTTTTTCTTTTACTTCTTCGTAAACATCAGGATGCTCTTCTAGATATTGCTTAGCATTCTCGCGGCCTTGTCCAATGCGATCATCCCCATATGAATACCACGAGCCAGCTTTCTTAATGATATCTTTATCAGCAGCCATATCAATTAACTCACCAGTTTGAGAAATTCCTTTCCCATACATGATATCGACTTCTGCCACTTTAAATGGAGGAGCAACTTTATTTTTTACAACCTTTAATTTAACTCGGTTACCAATTACGTCTGATCCTTGTTTAATTTGTTCTGCTCTACGTACTTCTAATCTAATCGTAGAGTAAAACTTCAAAGCACGTCCACCAGGAGTAGTTTCTGGATTTCCAAACATAACCCCAACTTTTTCACGAATTTGGTTAATGAAAACAGCAATAGTTTTAGTTTTAGAGATATTTCCTGAGAGTTTACGTAAAGCCTGA encodes:
- the recA gene encoding recombinase RecA, which encodes MAKDDKKKALDIALKKIEKDFGKGAVMRMGEKVDTQISTIPSGSLALDAALGVGGYPRGRIIEVYGPESSGKTTVALHAVAEVQKRGGTAAYIDAENAMDPAYAEALGVDIDSLILSQPNTGEEGLQIADTLIASGAIDILVVDSVAALVPRAEIDGDMGDSHVGLQARLMSQALRKLSGNISKTKTIAVFINQIREKVGVMFGNPETTPGGRALKFYSTIRLEVRRAEQIKQGSDVIGNRVKLKVVKNKVAPPFKVAEVDIMYGKGISQTGELIDMAADKDIIKKAGSWYSYGDDRIGQGRENAKQYLEEHPDVYEEVKEKVREAYGIDAKAIEERENPEKVKQDKEVPVNKDASDEKK
- the secA gene encoding preprotein translocase subunit SecA encodes the protein MANILKKIYDNDRRELKKFEKLATKVESLGDEYEKLSDEQLQAKTPEFRKRLKNGETLDDILPEAFATAREGAKRVLGLYPFRVQIIGGIALHYGNIAEMMTGEGKTLTATLPVYLNALTGKGVHVVTVNEYLSSRDESEMGQLYKWLGLSVGLNLNSMSADEKRDAYNCDVTYSTNSELGFDYLRDNMVVYKDQMVQRPLNYAIIDEVDSILIDEARTPLIISGQAEQANSEYIRADRFVKTLVEDKSDDDVDDDEDHGDYKIDWPTKTINLTNQGIKKACEHFGLKNLYDIDNQVLVHHIDQALRANYIMLKDIDYVVQNGEVMIVDSFTGRVMEGRRYSDGLHQAIEAKEGVKIQEESKTQATITYQNFFRMYKKLAGMTGTAKTEEEEFREIYNMEVITIPTNRPIARKDLPDILYPTLDSKFEAVVKEIKERHAKGQPVLVGTVAIESSERLSQMLNQAGIPHAVLNAKNHAKEAEIIMNAGQRGAVTIATNMAGRGTDIKLGPGVKELGGLAVIGTERHESRRIDNQLRGRSGRQGDPGVTRFYLSLEDDLMKRFGGDRVKLFLDRISDNDDDKVIESRMITRQVESAQKRVEGNNYDTRKQTLQYDDVMRTQREIIYGERMQVISEEKSLKNVLMPMIKRTIDHQIDMYTQGDKKDWRNDQIRDFISSAITDEETTKKLNMKHLSAEELKKRLYQIAEDNYAEKEKQLADPEQMLEFEKVVILRVVDERWTDHIDAMDQLRQSISLRGYGQLNPLVEYQEAGYRMFEEMISNIEFDATRLFMKAQIRQNISR
- the rny gene encoding ribonuclease Y — translated: MVNTILVPVAVAIVSVLVGGCAGYSIRKNKWETQAQNAAHDAKHILADAESKAKAVEADLASQKEAMKKAAADAKKEKILEAQEEIHHYRERVDNELNERRQEVSRQENRLLQREDAIDHKDSLLDQKDSQLTQKENQIKKLQAQVLEKENRADQLVTEREKKLYEVAELNQEDAKKIVLDKLSDQLVKERAEMIEESNQLAKAKADHFARKVIVDAIQSSAADTVSEKTVSVVNLPSDDMKGRIIGREGRNIRSFEALTGVDVIIDDTPDVVVLSGFDPIRREIAKRALERLIKDGRIHPARIEEMVDRARKEVNDDIYEAGESALMELGIHKMHPELVKILGRLKYRTSYGQNVLSHSIEVGKLTGVMAAELGLDEKIAVRAGLLHDIGKSIDHEIEGSHVEIGVELARKYHEPDLVVNAIAAHHDDVPKLSFIAELVVAADTISSARPGARSESLENYIRRLEQLETIAKGHIGVKQAYAIQAGREIRVMVEPDKISDARTTILAHDIRNQIEQDMEYPGNIKVTVIREKRAVAIAK
- the hprK gene encoding HPr(Ser) kinase/phosphatase; the protein is MVEAVKVSELVKDLPSLRVVEGKEYLDQKLIDTSDISRPGLELTGYFDFYPKNRIQLLGRTEISYSARLDHDLRERVFTKMATPETPCFIVSRGLPIPSEMLEAAEKENIPVLSSNMATTHLSSVITQFLDEKLAPRKSIHGVLVEIYGMGVLIIGNSGVGKSETALDLVKRGHRLIADDRVDVYQKDDKTVVGEAPKILKHLMEIRGIGIIDVMNLFGAGAVKDSTEIQLIICLQNWDPKANYDRLGFNEKTREIFEVDVPQVTVPVKVGRNLAIIIEVAAMNFRAKKMGYDASQKFEQNLTELISDNSKKDEGESRK
- the hpf gene encoding ribosome hibernation-promoting factor, HPF/YfiA family translates to MLKYNVRGENVEVTDALRDYVQKRLNKLEKYFEINSDVIAHINLKVYPDHTAKVEVTIPLPYLVLRAEDTTDDMYKSIDFVSEKLERQIRKYKTRINRKSREKGLKDFFYEDLEEEKKAPKEFDIVRNKHLDLKPMSAEEAVLQMDLLGHDFFVFEDADTNGTSIVYRRNDGRYGLIETNE
- the prfB gene encoding peptide chain release factor 2 (programmed frameshift), which gives rise to MEISEIQAELNDLSPKLEHFRRSLDFDSLNEGIAINEQKMAEPGFWDNQEQAQSLINDTNRMKEKSENFKQLEAKFDDAQTALELLKADPDPELSEELSEEMVSLSQSFHDYELSLLLSDKYDQHNALMEIHPGAGGTEAMDWADMLLRMYQRYAASHDLKFEIEDYEPGEEAGVKSVSIRIQGKNAFGLLKSENGVHRLVRISPFDSAKRRHTSFASVEVIPEIDQSIEVDINPDDLRIDVYRSSGAGGQHINKTSSAVRITHLPTGIVTSSQAQRSQLQNRETAMNMLRAKLFQLEEEKKRKQTEELKGNQKEIGFGSQIRSYVFHPYNMVKDHRTNFESSDVNGVMDGKLDNFIYAYLQWLLSQKNPN
- a CDS encoding glycosyltransferase family 4 protein gives rise to the protein MFQTIVKIFLLVIITAAITPFIRKLAFVLGAVDNPNARRINKKPMPTIGGLAIFVAFNIGEFVLLRKDFPTHELFSVLLASSVIILTGLIDDILELKPRQKMFGIFVASLVVYFLAGIKVRELSLPFLGHIQLGWWSFPLTIFWILALTNAVNLIDGLDGLATGVTLISLVTMGIVGFFFLKSWQHYVPIMCIMLAACLLGFLPYNFHPAKIFLGDTGALYIGFMISVLSLKGLKNVTFVSLLVPILILGVPITDTVYAMIRRKLNKKNISQADKHHLHHQLMRMGLSHRQTVLAIYGISLIFSFVSLLSLVSPRWGIWLLILGLLFAVELFVETIGLLGEKYKPLLHFLQHTINKMERADPEVKVRRLNKKNTNKKDLR
- a CDS encoding ComF family protein, with translation MNNCLLCHSSFRREINYEKLFLFVKYKERYTCSECLKKFVKKKGKICSGCNKEIDTKGLCNDCLQWKRKYTGNLLDNRSLYQYNDTFHDVMVQYKRYGDYILCHVLAELIDQLPAADYYVPVPSSPSHLEKRGFDTIYAIYQKLVPLTKLLVKSDTEKAQGEKNREERLLTKQTFSAIDNKNISGKILLLDDIYTTGRTLYHARDALLEVYPNCKINSFTISR
- a CDS encoding YigZ family protein → MSSKQLNYLTISKSGQHEIVIKKSRFICSLARTKTVEEAQTFIEQVSKKYHDATHNTYAYTLGLNDNQVKASDNGEPSGTAGIPELKALQLMKLKDVTAVVTRYFGGIKLGAGGLIRAYSNSVTEAAQNIGVVKCVMQQLIEFTIPYNRLDEVNHYLNENKILIDNQIYTTDVTIQIFLDLDQITQVKEDLINLLSGKVDFKKIDQRFNEIPVTNLNFHEQ
- a CDS encoding DEAD/DEAH box helicase family protein, with product MINGLCQRCNTKADARLPNGYLYCRECIGVGRISEEKNLERNIEKSTYPKIVTPLSWQGKLTNQQELISNELVNSFKERRNHLIHAVTGAGKTEMLFKVVEEVLKNGFRIAIATPRIDVVDELFPRFQAAFENVEIGKYHGREYHDAKDEQFVICTTHQLLKFYRAFDLIVIDEVDSFPFYENKMLHFAAKNAVKEKGCTFFLTATPDKKLLKQAKGKAINYSLLKRRFHKGLLPVPKEKYFFKPFISNKGKVHPALIKQIRKIIDMNKPLLVFVPRIKDLPVYKKHLTAVFKEKKIVSVYAGNKERQSKVARFRNQEIDILLTTTILERGVTFKHVQVIVIAADDPIYNTPSLVQIAGRVGRSADDRDGLVLFCYHKYTKNIRQAMKQIRMMNK